The genomic interval ATAGTATTGTTGATTCTCAATATGTTCAATTTCAGGAATTGAACAAAGACTTATATTGTTCAGTGGATTTACGTACTCATTTGTAATATTATGATATGTCGAAACGAAACGACAGTACGGTGAATAAATTCTATTCTGTGGTGATGAAGGCGAGAAGTTATGGTTTATAAAAACTTCATGAGTATTTGATAAATAGTCTTCTAACTTATTAGCTTTCATAACTTGAGTATAACCTTTTGTAGAGATCACTATAAGCGTTCATACATATTTTGGAATCACTGAGAGGTGAGCCAGGGTTTGCTTTAAATGAACTGTTTGTAGTGTGCATTATTTCAGAAAAACCTTTAAACCTCGTAGGGGTCTTCATATTTTTTAAATATTCTGTTGTACTTTTTTGCGTCATCTTACTTTGATAGTAGTCAGATACTTCTTTTCTTGGAAATTTGGAATGTAGAACTTTTAAAGTTTCTTTTGCAGCTAGACTGAAGTCAATTTTGATAGAATCAATCTCTATTTTTGTTGTTATCGTTTTACAATACTCTGAACGAAATGCGCTATATCCACCCCAGTCAGTAATGATACAAGGTGTTCCTGTTGCAAGTGCCTCAAGAGGCGACATTCCAAAATCTTCATCATTGTGAACACTAAATGAAACAAATAGGTCACTTGCGTTGTAGAATTTATTGAGCTCACCTGAGGATAGTTTTCCCGTAAAGATCAGTTTTTCTCTAAAAATTTCTGGTAGATCTTTATATACATCAAATATTTTGTTGAAGTAGTAAGAGTTAGGAAAGTGCTTTCCAATAAAGGGTGCGCCAAGGTCGTCAAATTCGCCAATTATGTAGAATTTGCACTTTAGTCTAAAAACACGATATACCTGATAAAAATAGTTAATTAGAGAATGAATATTTTTTTGATAGCTTAGTCGACCTGTATAGCAAAATACAATTTCGTCATCTTGAATACTCAATTGATGTCTCGTATTTTTTCTAAGATCTTCAGAGTGAAAGTAAGTGTTAGAGTCAATGGCAAAAGGACATAATTCTACGTTTTCATCACTATCGATGATAAATTTTTTGATTAAATCAACTTGCTTTGGGGAGGCGCAAAGAAATTTACAATTGAAGTCCTTGAGAACACTCTCAATATTGGCCCATTCCGACAATTTTATTGTAAAGTCACCATAGATATGGAAGATAATTTCGAATTTGTCTTTAAAGTTTTCAGATTTAAAGAGGGGGATAATCACAGATGGATGAGGAACTCCATCTACAAAAACGACTTTGTCTGGATTTGATTTAACAATCCTTTCGTAAATACAGTATAGCTCATGAGATGTAGTATCTATCGTAATTGAATACTCTTCATACTGAACATTCTCTAGTAAATTATAGCTAGCAAGAAGGTTCGTTTTTATTGATTGAACGCTATCCCATTCTGATCTTTGATTGTCGTATATTAAAATAGTTTTGGTCATGATTTTATTATATGGTATTATATTTACATATATAATGAGAATCTTTTTCCTTTTTTTAGTTAGATTAGCTGCTGAGGATACATTTATAACACTGCTGCAACAAACTTTTGAAATTACAATTTCCATGATGAAGGCTA from Bacteriovorax sp. Seq25_V carries:
- a CDS encoding glycosyltransferase family 4 protein, whose product is MTKTILIYDNQRSEWDSVQSIKTNLLASYNLLENVQYEEYSITIDTTSHELYCIYERIVKSNPDKVVFVDGVPHPSVIIPLFKSENFKDKFEIIFHIYGDFTIKLSEWANIESVLKDFNCKFLCASPKQVDLIKKFIIDSDENVELCPFAIDSNTYFHSEDLRKNTRHQLSIQDDEIVFCYTGRLSYQKNIHSLINYFYQVYRVFRLKCKFYIIGEFDDLGAPFIGKHFPNSYYFNKIFDVYKDLPEIFREKLIFTGKLSSGELNKFYNASDLFVSFSVHNDEDFGMSPLEALATGTPCIITDWGGYSAFRSEYCKTITTKIEIDSIKIDFSLAAKETLKVLHSKFPRKEVSDYYQSKMTQKSTTEYLKNMKTPTRFKGFSEIMHTTNSSFKANPGSPLSDSKICMNAYSDLYKRLYSSYES